gaagttgaCAAGGCTCAATGCAGCATAAAATCCATAGAAATAGTCTAAGTGAGACTCATTTAAATTATCTGATATCCATCCTTTCTTACCATTCTTCTTAGTGATATCAGACAcactttgaagaagaaaactatTAAGGAAGTTTCCAATTCCCATACTACTAGTGTAATAGGAAGTCCCAAGGCTCTTCATGCCCTCTGGTGCTTGGTCATAGAAGAATTCAATCTTGGCTACTTCAACAAAGGTATCAGCCACCCCCATCAAAGCAAACTGAGGGAGTAGTATGAAGATAGTAAGAGGGACTGTTTGAGTTCCACCTGAAATGCTACTATCCCTTGCAACATCTAGTCTCTTTCTCTCAACTAGGGATGCTGTGACCATGACAATTACATGCATTATAAGGCCAGCTCCCATTCTCTGCAACAATGTAATCCCTCTTAGATTCCCTGTGTATCGCCGGGCCAATGGCACGAAGTACCGGTCATAGATTATGATGCTGATCAACATCGAAAGCGTCACAAATGCGGTAAGACATGCCGGAGGGATATCAAAGTGAGGCCCCATGCTCCGGTCTAAGGTGGTGCCTTGTTTGATAAACAGTGTTTGCACCTGTGCTAGCATTGTGCTTGGAATAAATGTAGAAATCAAAATGGGGATCATTCTGATCATTTGTTTGGTTTCTTCAACTTCAGTAACTGTACATAGCATCCATGGAGTGCTAGGACCACTTTTTACTGCAGCTTTATCAAGGTTTCTACAGGCAATACAATACAGATATACTAGTAAGTACTTACTGTTAGGAATTAACAAAGCAGCTAGAACAAGGattgggaaaataaaaaatgaaagagaatcggacacacacacaacacaaagatttacGTGGCTCACCCAAGATGGGCTATATCCATGGCCAAGTGAAAAACTTGCGCATCCACTATTCTGAtgaaaaaatcacaaaaccctaatcctcacCTCTTTATAAGTTAACACCATCCCTATATATATAGTGTTTTGACACTACAATGTAGAGAAACATTAATCCATGaaagtacaaaaaaataaacaacttcCATAAATTCCGGTCAGGGGCTCCCACCCCCGCCAACCCCCACCCCACTTTCTTGCAAGTGAGATGATCGATATTGGGGAAGAATCAACAATACTTCTTGGATTAAAATGAGATCAAACACTTGCTACACATGCCGAATAGGAATGCTAATAGCTATATGGTTAACAACCAAattaaatggagaaaaaaaaaactgacctCAATGAAGGTGTGTAGTCAATCCTAACCTTGGAAGTTGTAGCGTACTCATCCAAGCTCAATTCATGAAGATCTTTGGGATCATCTGGGACAGGTAACTTTCTTTTCCTCATGGAAGCCACTAGTACCCTAGCCATCCTAGTGAAGGGACTTCCTGAAATTACCTTATGCCTGTAGAAGGGAGTACCCACCAAGAACACCACGACTGAAATTGCAAGCCCAACTGTGGGAATGGCATAGCCAATAGACCAACCCACATTGTCTTGTAAGTATACAAGGAATATATTGGCCATGAGGGTCCCAAAGAAGATACTGAACATCCACCAGTTGAAGAAGGATAGCTTTTGGACCTTTTCCCTGGGCTCAAATTCATCAAATTGGTCTGCTCCCATGGTTGAGATGTTGGGTTTGGTTCCACCAGCTCCGACTGCAATTAAGTATAATGCGCAATAGAAGACACCCACTTGCCTCAATGCTGGTAGTGACACTGCTAGGGTCAGAAGGCACATCCCCTGTGATGTATAGGCAAAAAAGCTCAGTAGGCACAACCCTTCTCAGAAGTTTCTGTTATTTCAGTTCACAAgttaaaaattgaattttcttgGTAAATAagtttttaatacaaatgaaaaGGATAATTTTGGTTAATATCTAGCTTAATTTGATTAATAATAGTTTTccttagaatttttatttttcttttatttttgaaaatttccatttGTTGATATCTAATTGTAGAGTTTCTTTCTACAACAAATATGCTAAGTTAATCCGGACGTCCTAAGTTAGACTCCCACTAGACATACCTTGGGCCACTGACACAGGaagtgtttagtgttcttcactgctttcagtgaaagttgaatggttcttattaAACCTCGATATGAtctggtccatgcggttgtggggtcagtatggacccgcggGACTAATCAAACCAAAGGCTTGGAAATttatcgttagcaaaaaaaaaatatataaatatatgctAAGCTAATACTGTGATGTGTTGCGATAGAAAATATCTCTTAAAGATAGTTAAATTTCACTGAATccattattgtttttatttatttatttattttttgagaaataATAGTTGAAAAAGAAAGTGATATTCATACGTTTTGATCATATCCTAAAATCGATAATCCGTAAATAAtttgtgccaaaaaaaaaaaaacaattaaatcgACATTCAGCAAAATTTTAACTTCACCTAACCTACCACATAagtattttatgtttttctttaatCTAGACCAgggtaaattttatttttggtaaaaaaaaa
This Macadamia integrifolia cultivar HAES 741 chromosome 10, SCU_Mint_v3, whole genome shotgun sequence DNA region includes the following protein-coding sequences:
- the LOC122090839 gene encoding protein NRT1/ PTR FAMILY 5.2-like codes for the protein MTTRIAEDGLGDGSREDYTQDGTVDLKGHPILRSKGGRWKACSFIVGYEVFERMAYYGIASNLVLYLTKKLHQGTVSSSNNVTNWVGTVWMTPILGAYIADTYLGRYWTFVISSGIYLVGMCLLTLAVSLPALRQVGVFYCALYLIAVGAGGTKPNISTMGADQFDEFEPREKVQKLSFFNWWMFSIFFGTLMANIFLVYLQDNVGWSIGYAIPTVGLAISVVVFLVGTPFYRHKVISGSPFTRMARVLVASMRKRKLPVPDDPKDLHELSLDEYATTSKVRIDYTPSLRNLDKAAVKSGPSTPWMLCTVTEVEETKQMIRMIPILISTFIPSTMLAQVQTLFIKQGTTLDRSMGPHFDIPPACLTAFVTLSMLISIIIYDRYFVPLARRYTGNLRGITLLQRMGAGLIMHVIVMVTASLVERKRLDVARDSSISGGTQTVPLTIFILLPQFALMGVADTFVEVAKIEFFYDQAPEGMKSLGTSYYTSSMGIGNFLNSFLLQSVSDITKKNGKKGWISDNLNESHLDYFYGFYAALSLVNFLFFLMVTKFYVYNADALGLEVFPDKAKTQDDEGLKGCD